Proteins from one Nitrospira sp. genomic window:
- a CDS encoding FAD-dependent oxidoreductase encodes MAEPTQLAEVVSLTTLTPHTTELVLRPVESPLSFKPGQWISLQLPIGDHPPLNRAYSLAEPPTSTGHLTLVFDHVPGGKGSSYLSSLNAGDRVPFSGPYGHFVLPEPTIPHLLLIGRYSGLVPLRCMIRALVGQDTMHSTTLIAHAPTTSEQLYHEEFMALASRHSNFQYLPFVSEAPEGHAGTVEAIKQLAGNGHRVTPMIAGIKAFARPLRSLFMDLGFDRREVKLETYD; translated from the coding sequence ATGGCTGAACCAACACAACTTGCTGAAGTCGTCTCGCTCACCACATTGACTCCCCACACCACAGAGCTGGTGCTCCGCCCGGTCGAGTCTCCGCTCTCGTTTAAACCCGGCCAGTGGATCTCTCTCCAGTTACCAATCGGCGACCATCCGCCATTGAACCGGGCCTATTCCCTGGCAGAGCCCCCGACATCCACCGGGCATCTCACACTCGTCTTCGATCATGTTCCGGGAGGCAAGGGTTCGAGCTATCTCTCGTCGCTCAATGCCGGAGATCGCGTTCCTTTCTCGGGGCCCTATGGTCATTTCGTGCTTCCCGAGCCAACAATACCGCATTTGCTGTTGATCGGCCGTTACTCAGGACTCGTCCCCCTCCGCTGCATGATCCGCGCCCTAGTGGGACAGGACACCATGCATTCGACGACTCTGATTGCCCATGCACCGACCACCAGCGAACAGTTGTACCACGAGGAATTCATGGCGCTCGCCTCGAGGCACTCCAACTTTCAGTATCTGCCGTTCGTGAGTGAAGCCCCAGAGGGTCATGCAGGGACGGTGGAGGCGATCAAGCAACTGGCCGGAAACGGCCATCGCGTCACACCCATGATCGCAGGGATCAAGGCCTTTGCCCGCCCGTTGCGCAGCCTGTTCATGGACCTAGGGTTTGATCGGCGGGAAGTGAAACTCGAAACGTACGACTGA